CTCGCCATACCGAAACTACGGGTCGGAAGCTTCTTCCCCAGCCTCCTCGAACGCCGCCGGCGCATCGACCAAGCCCTCTACGCGGTCATCATGGAGGCATACGTCCACGGCGTCTCCCCCCGCTCCGTCGACGACCTCGTCAAAGCCCTCGGCTCCGACACCGGGATATCGAAAAGTGAGGTCTCCCGAATCTGCGCGGACCTCGACGAACAGCTCGATGCCTTCCGCACCCGGCCGCTGGACCACATCCGGTTCCCCTACCTGTTCCTCGACGCCACCTACGTCAAAGCCCGCGCCGACCACCGCATCGTCTCCCAGGCCATCGTCATCGCCACCGGCGTTACCCAGGACGGCGGCCGCGAAGTCGTCGGCGTCATGGTCGGCGACAGCGAGACCGAAGCCTTCTGGACCCAGTTCCTGCGCCACCTGCGCAAACGCGGCCTGACCGGCGTCCGCCTGGTCATCTCCGACAGCCACAGCGGCCTGGTCAAAGCGATCCGCAAGGTCATGCTCGGCGCCGCCTGGCAGCGCTGCCGGGTCCACTTCGTCCGCAACGTCTTCGCCGTGATCCCGAAAGGCTCGGCGGAGATGGTCGCCGCAACGATCCGCACCGTCTTCGCCCAGCCCACCGCGGACGCCGTCCGCACCCAACTCGACACCGTCGCCGACATGCTCGGCCGACAGTTCCCCAAGGTCAGAGACATGCTGCTGGA
The DNA window shown above is from Streptomyces sp. NBC_00670 and carries:
- a CDS encoding IS256 family transposase; protein product: MALSQHDLLRLLESLRSADGLELVREVAERLLQELIEAEATTKIGAEWGEHTKTRTTWRNGHREKTVTTQAGDLELAIPKLRVGSFFPSLLERRRRIDQALYAVIMEAYVHGVSPRSVDDLVKALGSDTGISKSEVSRICADLDEQLDAFRTRPLDHIRFPYLFLDATYVKARADHRIVSQAIVIATGVTQDGGREVVGVMVGDSETEAFWTQFLRHLRKRGLTGVRLVISDSHSGLVKAIRKVMLGAAWQRCRVHFVRNVFAVIPKGSAEMVAATIRTVFAQPTADAVRTQLDTVADMLGRQFPKVRDMLLDAKEDLTAFADFPHQHWKKIQSTNPLERLNREIKRRTDVVQVFPNPPAVLRLATAVLAELHDEWITFPRRYLSNESMDALYPDDTILLPTTSED